GCATACTttggttaattattttataAATAGAGCAAAAATACTCTGCTGCAAATATGCTACAGAACCAGTCAAATATATGTGGAACACCACTACCACTGAAATTGCCTGCTGAATACATCACTTAGAGTATCAAATATTCAATTCAATGTTTTTATTACTCAAGAACCTTCTAGAATTATTCTCATGTAAGATATAAATACCAATGTCAAAACCTTTCCTATACTTGCTAAAGATATGAACTTATACCTGGTTCTCCACTGCCAGAGTCATTTGATATGAGAGAAGGCTTCTCACCATCATCATCACACCACATGCATGTGTCCTCATCATCACATATTTCAATGAAAACAGGCTGTTTCTTTGCACCACCTGATATTACAGGAAATTTAAACATCCAAAAGGTGTGTGGATTATGATTAGTATAAGTAATAAGACTACTTACCAGTTTGTCCTTTTAATTCTTCAACTGCCCACAACAAATCTTCTGTTTCGTTTAGATTGGGCTTTGCTTCAGTATCCACTACAAGACTATCTATTGCATACGGTACTTTCGTGCTTGAGGAAGAGTTATCACCATGATGTAACTGCCAAATATGAAAAGATTTTTCAAACTGCTAGAAGGACACAACACAGAAAATAATACTACATATTAAAGCATGGTCATCAATACTCGCACACTCAATTAATTTTATTGTTGAAGGGAAGATGTTGTGCCTATTTATCTGATGAGTTGAAACCAGATATCACAACTTATACTTCACATATTGACATAATGACACCTTCAGAGCAAAACAATTCATCAGTTATTCATATGAAGCTCAACTGCCGGACTAATTATAACATTTCATAACCATCATGCTTCAGCACATAGGCAGGACAATGAGAGCAGAAGCTCCCATATGTCATACCTTGTGGCCCCATGATATCAGGAGAAGACATGAGGACATGCTTTCACTGGTATGATCTACACTGAAGTCGATAAATCTACAACAATATGGCAGGCACAGATAAATATGTGTCCTAAATGTCCATAGGGTGAAAGACAAGCAACTTGTTTTTATTGGCCCCTGCCTATTAACTAAATTGCCCTCATTCAGCTCGATTGGGACCTCTACTCTCTTTCTCCCTTACCCAAACATGCAGGAGTGTCATTCTCTTTCTCCATTTCATGCATATAAACCTTCTCTATATACTCCTCAGATATCTACACTATTTGTTTCATCTTAAAAAAAGGTGGATGTAAAGGTTTCGGATGACATGTACATGTAGATATTAATCAAAATTTGAGAATTATGGTGTGCATATGTTAGTCTGCCTTATTTCTGAAACTGCTCCGGATAAAAGAGATGGCACGATTAGGACCGATTCAAAATGTTCCAACAGACATCCTTACCTTTGACTGCAGTAGGGCCACCTGCGAACGTAGCTGATCTATCACTTGCTCTAAAGATTGCACTTTGCTTCTTTCGATGCTCAATCTTTCATCGAGAACACGTTCACCTTTCTGACGACTACTCAGTTCGTCCATAGTTCTATCCAGCGCTATAAATATTTTGTCCATTCCATGTAGACCTGACAACATATCCTGCAGTATTGCATCAGGAAAAATCTTCTTCAGAGAGGAGATAGGAACAAAAGCCACCAACATAATGAATGTATACGGATTGGCCAACCTTTAACGATGTGTCATCATCATTTATTGTTTCTTGTTTAGTCAGCATAGATTGGTCTTTCATTTGTTTATCTCTTTCTTCGCTGACTGCAGCAAGCTGTCCAGAAAGAAACAAACAACATAGACCATAGTCAAAAAAAATGTATCCTTGGCTCAAGAAAAGATAGATTTCAACATAGATATGAATTCTACTAAGGATGAGTTAGTATAACATGAATTCATCTTTAGACAACTTAGGCAGAAGAAGACAAGTGCTATGCATGGGAGACAAGCAAACTTTTGGCTCAACATTGCATAGTGGATGAAAACTGGAAACAGATGAAAGTTCTAGGTATGGCAGGTGACAGCATCATAATACCGGATGTGCAAGCCAGTTGACCTCCCCAGTAGCACTTTCAGCACCATCCTTAGCATGGGTAGCTTCACCGACTTCATTCAAATTTGTTAATGCTTGCCTGTCAACAGTTCAGATGACTACATGAAATTTATCTGAATAAAAGGCAACTGGAGAATTAAGTTTGActaaattatcaatattttgTGCAAGTTTTCAGTAAAAGAAGCCAACAATTTTACAGTTCATTTGCAAGTTGTGAATTGTACCAGTTTTGTGTCTATAATCATAACACAATTTAATAATACTATTTATAGTGTTGAAAATAGGATCAGAATAATGATAACGTATACAAACTTTTGAGGCACATAGCCATAAGGAGGGACATCTGGTTTGTCGCTGAGAAGCACTTCACATGATCCAAATTCAAGCTCTAGCTTATCTGCTTTAGCTTCAATTGTCTTCAGTTTTGGTAGTTCCATCTCTGCTCTTTCCCTGTGCCCCTGCTCCTTtaatagcttttcttttaaCCCCTCTACATTTTTGTAGCAAGATTTTAACTTTCTAGCTTCAcccacttccttttcctatagaTATGAATAATCATATGGGTAAAAAGTGTTAATAAATCTGGAAAACTACATAAATTTGAAGTAAACGGGCAACAGAGGGTAAGTGTAAGTAGTCAGAGAACCATTCTCAGTGTCACATATTGATACAGCATCATATAACAAAATGAATTGCATGGTAAAAGGGTACGATGGTTGATGGTGTTTGGCACTTGCACGCTGGGACTTTTTCTTTTCAAGACAACTATGTTGTCATTTTGGTATAAAAAAAAGGTCTGTTTCTGCTCTAGTTGTCATTTTGGTTGATCTTTGGATGCTTTTCTTATTATCAACAATCAAATATTTAGATTTTGAACCTGGTGCGC
This sequence is a window from Setaria italica strain Yugu1 chromosome III, Setaria_italica_v2.0, whole genome shotgun sequence. Protein-coding genes within it:
- the LOC101762538 gene encoding mitotic spindle checkpoint protein MAD1, which translates into the protein MAENPVAGGADRVAAAAAAQVEGRVALGDLSNVVAGGYRLGGPDSVLKEKEVGEARKLKSCYKNVEGLKEKLLKEQGHRERAEMELPKLKTIEAKADKLELEFGSCEVLLSDKPDVPPYGYVPQKQALTNLNEVGEATHAKDGAESATGEVNWLAHPLAAVSEERDKQMKDQSMLTKQETINDDDTSLKDMLSGLHGMDKIFIALDRTMDELSSRQKGERVLDERLSIERSKVQSLEQVIDQLRSQVALLQSKLHHGDNSSSSTKVPYAIDSLVVDTEAKPNLNETEDLLWAVEELKGQTGGAKKQPVFIEICDDEDTCMWCDDDGEKPSLISNDSGSGEPGSESWQFTGNYEWFFRGNKLMLSSGMKKHLRELCGCVPPEIPFYIYQMNKSNLKRRGKMRLSARYISKPLLSCLDKGVGYAHFEVDGEDRGTVRVQLNADGRASLTSGWENVVEAKDIKVGDICALHFKVSDGVLKLSVYVFHAVRHLVCVR